In one window of Nycticebus coucang isolate mNycCou1 chromosome 23, mNycCou1.pri, whole genome shotgun sequence DNA:
- the ZNF518B gene encoding zinc finger protein 518B, with protein sequence MQIKKMKDIGQQLYATQMNGGHNSLTMSPKQPGASGAPRPDRQEVQSFFYQGSEAEAAMMTIVTCVKCKSIHRIPRQDLKKAMGQSQKEDVYVCFKCSLGVAPPNFHFVNNNPSATHVGNKIEAISSSVNNKFKVRNFKPGKYYCDKCRFSTKDPLQFKKHTLQHEEIKFICSHCSYISYTKGEFQRHLVKHTGIFPYRCEYCDYGAIRNDYIVKHRKRVHERAGAKQPLKTSAKLEPKRAGTSKQNMELLKASSPRTTFQNKLSDQLSRFSLHANKDKMHSIVLLPEPKEYQKDVVCIPNRMALSEQSEASLFENKNVEVEVLSPAKEPVQPGMPLTVVAPAELVVPANCLAQLVDVKVVNGTQQLVLKLFPREENNCREAGRSSGGHFEHMTKEKGSDEQEKIDSAEKKSLTIEGNVGKLIGIDRLQSSIQKQLRNVKWVRSYDFFMSNSNVRNHEESFLNSERVEDLQKKNNLSPHRASLHSVALKGRSPASVLKNGIFCGLGAASNPFPYKAAVSFAEGGRRLSSGSQRLLPLATSPASIPFPREKGWLPIRENDVESRCKIGIPVRMVPSDRKLEENQTEEQKAVAHRSQMSSQQGSEHLHVNGTGEDRIRSQQSGDKPLELKNSEKTSDTFDGPVISSVFSLSSGSENVPEGIKWNSSTSKIKSIELLRRKIAQLIESCGKPSSLAANSAYRRSAGQASKTTSKAVPENTQEVNVSFTGHGHPTGALQKPQNDGGVGGHGHLAGQQIHPQFVSSISGKTERETRKPHVAAPVLIPKGAVLRVLNSSEDAHIIEATCEAPPDTPCHETQLIKPFPSYPVKQTDSGIQPLMSESEPRDMSQNLETSFRLKPRKESALCSTTPRKTALMHGLQGSGDSSKQGRLLPRSLPISRNKTKQVSVSKKKNKIQADPSRYLKDPSIFQVARQLRLVAAKPDQLIKCPRRNQPVIVLNHPDVDSPEVTNVMKVINKYKGNVLKVVLSERTRCQLGIKRHHFRLTYQNAEEANQIRRQMMLKMKLKKVHKNNYQVVDSLPDDSSQCIFKCWFCGRLYEDQEEWMSHGQRHLIEATRDWDVLSSKGK encoded by the coding sequence ATGCAGATAAAGAAGATGAAGGATATTGGACAGCAGTTATATGCGACACAAATGAATGGTGGACACAATTCCTTGACCATGTCACCCAAACAGCCTGGTGCTAGTGGAGCACCTCGACCAGATAGACAGGAAGTGCAAAGCTTTTTTTATCAAGGCTCAGAGGCAGAGGCTGCCATGATGACCATTGTTACATGTGTAAAGTGCAAAAGCATTCACAGAATCCCTCGTCAAGATTTGAAAAAGGCTATGGGGCAAAGCCAGAAGGAAGATGTATATGTCTGCTTCAAATGCAGTCTGGGTGTGGCTCCTCCCAATTTCCACTTTGTGAACAATAATCCAAGTGCAACTCATGTTGGAAATAAAATTGAAGCCATTTCAAGTTCTGTCAATAACAAATTTAAGGTGAGGAACTTTAAGCCAGGCAAATATTACTGTGATAAATGTCGATTTTCCACAAAGGACCCTTTGCAGTTCAAAAAGCACACACtccaacatgaagagattaaaTTTATTTGTTCTCACTGCAGCTACATTTCATATACGAAAGGAGAGTTTCAGAGGCACTTGGTGAAACACACAGGCATCTTCCCTTATCGGTGTGAGTACTGTGACTACGGTGCTATCAGAAACGATTATATTGTCAAACACAGGAAGAGAGTCCATGAGAGGGCTGGTGCGAAACAGCCACTCAAAACTAGCGCCAAGCTGGAGCCAAAAAGAGCTGGCacttcaaaacaaaacatggaGCTTCTGAAAGCTTCCAGTCCAAGGActacatttcaaaataagttatCAGATCAGCTTTCAAGATTCTCTCTCCatgcaaataaagacaaaatgcaCAGTATCGTGTTGTTACCTGAACCAAAGGAGTACCAAAAAGATGTAGTCTGCATCCCAAATAGAATGGCCCTGTCCGAGCAAAGTGAAGCCAGCCTATTTGAGAACAAAAATGTTGAGGTAGAAGTGTTATCTCCTGCAAAAGAACCTGTCCAGCCAGGCATGCCGCTCACAGTCGTGGCCCCGGCAGAGCTGGTCGTGCCTGCGAACTGTTTAGCCCAGTTGGTAGATGTGAAGGTTGTCAATGGCACACAGCAGCTGGTTCTGAAACTCTTTCCACGGGAAGAAAATAATTGCCGCGAAGCTGGCAGGAGCAGTGGAGGTCATTTTGAGCATATGACTAAAGAGAAGGGTTCAgatgaacaagaaaaaatagattcTGCAGAGAAAAAGTCCCTAACAATTGAAGGGAATGTTGGAAAACTCATAGGGATTGATCGTCTTCAGTCTTCAATTCAGAAACAACTTAGAAATGTGAAATGGGTAAGGTCTTACGACTTTTTCATGTCAAACTCTAATGTACGCAACCATGAAGAATCCTTTCTCAATTCTGAAAGAGTTGAGgatttgcagaaaaaaaataacttatctCCACATAGAGCCTCTCTTCATTCTGTTGCCTTAAAAGGTCGTTCACCAGCATCTGTTTTAAAAAACGGTATTTTCTGTGGGCTTGGAGCTGCATCAAACCCTTTTCCGTATAAAGCTGCTGTTTCTTTTGCTGAAGGTGGACGAAGGCTGTCCAGCGGCTCACAGCGGTTACTCCCTCTTGCCACATCACCTGCGTCCATCCCCTTCCCTAGAGAAAAGGGCTGGTTGCCCATAAGAGAAAATGACGTGGAGTCTAGATGTAAGATCGGCATTCCTGTAAGAATGGTTCCCTCTGATAGGAAGCTGGAAGAGAACCAGACAGAGGAACAAAAGGCAGTTGCACATAGAAGCCAGATGTCCTCCCAGCAGGGAAGTGAGCATTTACACGTAAACGGAACTGGAGAAGACAGAATCAGATCTCAGCAGTCTGGGGATAAGCCTTTGGAATTAAAGAATTCTGAAAAGACAAGTGACACTTTTGATGGCCCGGTCATCTCATCAGTGTTTTCTCTAAGTTCTGGATCTGAAAATGTCCCTGAGGGCATTAAGTGGAATAGTTCAACATCCAAGATAAAGTCAATTGAACTGTTGCGCAGAAAGATCGCTCAGCTGATCGAGTCCTGCGGCAAGCCCTCGTCTCTGGCTGCAAACAGTGCCTATCGCCGTTCTGCAGGGCAGGCCTCAAAGACAACTTCGAAAGCTGTCCCTGAAAATACTCAAGAAGTTAATGTGTCATTCACTGGCCATGGTCATCCCACAGGTGCTCTCCAGAAACCTCAGAATGATGGTGGTGTTGGTGGTCATGGACACCTTGCTGGTCAGCAGATACATCCACAGTTTGTCAGCAGCATCAGtgggaaaacagagagagagaccagAAAGCCTCACGTTGCTGCTCCAGTGTTGATCCCCAAAGGGGCAGTGCTGAGGGTTCTCAACTCCTCTGAGGACGCCCACATCATAGAAGCTACCTGTGAAGCGCCTCCAGACACACCTTGCCATGAGACACAGTTAATAAAACCTTTTCCCTCCTACCCTGTGAAACAGACAGACTCAGGCATCCAGCCTTTGATGAGTGAAAGTGAGCCAAGAGACATGTCCCAAAATCTTGAGACATCTTTTCGGCTTAAACCAAGAAAAGAGAGTGCCCTCTGCAGCACCACCCCGAGAAAGACTGCTCTCATGCACGGACTGCAGGGGAGTGGCGACTCGAGCAAGCAAGGGAGGCTGCTTCCCAGAAGTCTCCCTATAAgtagaaacaaaaccaaacaagtGAGCGTatccaagaagaaaaacaagatccAAGCTGACCCCAGCCGCTATCTCAAGGATCCTTCAATTTTTCAGGTTGCAAGACAACTTCGACTGGTAGCCGCTAAGCCAGATCAGCTAATTAAATGCCCACGCCGGAACCAGCCCGTCATCGTGTTAAACCATCCTGATGTGGACTCCCCAGAAGTGACCAATGTGATGAAGGTAATAAATAAGTACAAAGGCAACGTCCTCAAAGTTGTGTTATCAGAAAGAACTAGGTGCCAGCTAGGTATCAAACGGCACCACTTCCGGCTCACCTACCAGAATGCAGAGGAAGCCAATCAAATCAGAAGGCAAATGATGTtgaaaatgaaacttaaaaaagTTCATAAAAACAACTACCAGGTGGTGGACTCCTTGCCTGATGACTCCTCGCAGTGTATATTTAAGTGCTGGTTCTGTGGGCGGCTGTATGAAGACCAGGAGGAGTGGATGAGTCATGGCCAGCGGCATCTGATAGAAGCAACCAGAGACTGGGACGTGCTGTCTTCCAAGGGCAAATAA